Below is a genomic region from Methanosphaera sp. ISO3-F5.
GATGGGACATGTGAAACATATGAAATCAATTCTCCGGGAAAAAGAATTATTAAAAGAAGAAATAATGAATATGGGTGTACCTGGCTAGGACAGGGGGATGTGGTGTCACGATTAATTCTAGGATATGATTCTAACCTCTTTAAAATTCCAACAATTAAAATGATGAACAAGAAATCCTCAGAAGACTTAAGATCACAGATACATGGACTAGAATACTATATTCAGTGGAGTCTATTAACACTGCAGGATGCAGCAGATTTAGCAGTGTTCCTAATTAAATCAACATCATTCATACAGAGATATGCGGATGGTATAAGCATGGATATTGGGGATATACAGGGTGTTGGAGGACCAATAGATGTGGTTCTCATAACAAAAGATGGAATAAAATGGATTAATAAGAAAGAGGTTACTTTTTCAGAAGATATATAACACAACATTACAACTACTTGGATGATATGTATGAATTCAGGACAATTTATTATAGATAACAATGAATACATTGGAGACTTTGATTTGGACATAACTATTAATTCCGGTCAAACAAGTCAACCTCCATGGACATTAGAGGATAATAAATACTATGAAATATTGGAGGTATATGACTCAAATGTTCTGGTAGGTGTTAGTCAGGATGGACTGAACAAAGATTTAATAGTTGATTATTATTCAGAGGATGATGTGGATATTGAAGATATAAGAAAAATAATATTCTACCTATTTGATTTAGACTATAATATAGGAGAAGTGTATGATTTTCTTAACGATAACAGGGAATTATCGGATGTTTATGAATTTAATAAGGGATTAAGATTATATAAAGCACAATATCCATATGAATGTATCATTTCCTCCATATGTTCTGCGAACAATTCTATAAAACGTTGGACTAAATCAATTAATGATATTAAAAAGGAATATGGTACAAAATTAAATTTCAATAATAAAGAGTATTACGTATTCCCCGAAGAATCAGTGTTTGTGAACATTCCAGATACTGATGATGGACTGAAGAAGTTTGGAGTAGGATACAGATCAAAATATATGATTAATTCAACCAAGATGATTCTGGATAATCCTGATTTTCATGATATTATCAACAAATCATCATATAATGAAGCATTTGAAAAAATTTTAGAACTAGAAGGTGTAGGACCAAAAGTAGCAGACTGTATATTACTCTACGGTTATAATAAACATGAAGCATACCCCGTAGATGTATGGATTAACAGGATTACTTCTCATATTTATTTCCCTGACCAAAAACCATCAAATCAGAAGATAATGAGTTTTGCACAGGAAAAATTCGGAGAATATGCGGGTTATGTTCAGTTATACCTCTTTAATTATGCAAGATTAAGTGGGTTAACAGAAAAACTTAAAGCTAAAAAATCTTAAAATCAATAAGGAAATGTATTGGGAGGGGAGAATGAATATTTCATAAATTCTAATTAATTATTTGTTTTTCATTATTATTATATGTTTAATATTTTTAGTCATCAATTATGACTACTTCATTCATAACATCGCCTTGCCTAATTTCATAGACAACATCCATACCATCAATTACTTGACCAAATACAGTGTGTACTCCGTCAAGGTGTGGTTGTGGAGAGTGTGTTATGAAGAATTGACTTCCACCAGTATCTTTACCAGCATGTGCCATTGACAAAGCACCGGTTCCATGTTTATGTGGGTTTCCTTTAGTTTCACATTTAATTGTGTAACCTGGTCCACCAGTACCGTCACCTCTAGGACATCCACCTTGTATTACAAAGTCTGGTATTACTCTGTGGAATGTTAGACCATTATAAAATCCGTCGTTTGCTAATTTTTCAAAGTTTTCTACTGTTCCAGGTGCTTCATTAGGGAATAATTCTAATGTAATATCACCTTTGTCTGTTTTTATAACAGCTTTTTTCATATATTTCACCTATTACCATATATGTAATTTAAAATAATTATAGTTATTATTATGATATCCATTTTCATCTTCAAATTCATGCCCCCAGTTTTTTTCCATATTTTCATGATTACTATGATTAGTTAATCTTAAAACATAGTTTAGATAGATATATACATAATATTACTTCATATTAAAAAAAAAATTAAAGGAGGAAAAATATTGAATACAGATGAAGTAAAAGAAACTTTAGACACATATGTAATGCATACATATGGCAGATATGACTTAGTAATAGACCACGCTCATGGAAGCATAGTCTATGATAAAGAAGGAAAAGAATACATTGATTGTGTAGCAGGAATAGCAGTAAACAATATAGGTCACACTCACAAAAAAATGACCGAAAACTTATCCAAACAATTAGATAAGCTAATACATGTTTCAAACCTTTACTACACAGAAGAACAAGCAACATTAGCTAAACGATTGGTGGAAGTATCACCCCACGACAAAGTATTCTTTGCAAACAGTGGTGCAGGAGCTAACGAAGGAGCTATAAAACTTGCAAGAAAATACACAGGAAAAGGTGAAATCATAGCTACAAACAATTCCTTCCACGGCAGAACACTTGCCACTATCACAGCTACAGGCCAACCAAAATACCAGAAAGGATTTGAACCATTACCAGCCGGCTTCAAACATGTTGACTATAATGACATAGAACAAATGAAAGAAGCTATCAGTGATGATACAGCAGCAATTCTAGTAGAACCTATCCAGGGTGAAAGTGGTGTAAGAGTACCTGATGAGGATTACTTACCAAATTTAAGAAAGTTATGTGATGAAAATGGCATACTTTTAATATTTGATGAAGTACAGACAGGTTATGGACGAACAGGTAAAATGTTTGCATCAGAATTAACAGGTACTGTACCGGATATTACAACCTGTGCCAAAGCTATAGCTGGAGGACTTCCAATGGGAGCAGTTCTAGCAAATAAAGAAATAGCTGATGCTTTTGAACCTGGAAGTCACGCAACAACATTTGGTGGTACAGCTTTAGTTTGCTGTGCAGCAAATACTGTTCTAGACATCTATGAAGAGGAAAACTTAGTTAAAAAATCCCATGATAATGGTTTATACTTCATGGAAAAATTAGAGTCATTAAAAGATAAACACGATTGTATTGTTGATGTAAGAGGCCATGGTTTGATGGTGGGTGTAGAACTTAACTATCAATGTGGTGATTTAGTTTCTAAAGCTCAAGAAAATGGTGTTCTAATCAATGTTGCAAATGGTAGTGTTATTCGTTTCGTACCTCCTCTCATAATTACAAGGGATGAATTAGATAAGGTAGTCAATGTTATTGATGAAATTCTACCTTAATTCATCTATTTTTTCTATTTTTTTTTTAATTGTTTGTTTTATAGTTTTTAGTAAATCAAAGATTATGTCAAAAGGGAATATATTTTTTGGCTCTGTAGAAAACCTTGCATTGAGAGAAATATGAGTAATAACCCAAATATAGTTTTTTTACAGAGGGAAATATTTTATTTCAATATTTTCCTTTCTTCATCATAATACAATTCTCACTCATATTGAGTAATTGTATTTTTCATTTGATTCCTGCCTAATTGCCGCTAATGCTAAGCATAGTAAGTGGTACAGGCGATCTCCGGGAAACCCTCGGTTCACATATAAAATACTTTGTTTATATAATTATATTTTTTTAATCCTTCTCGTTGTATGTTTTTGGCTGTGTTTATGTCTCTGTCATGTATGTTTCCACATTGTGGACATGTCCATATTCTGTTGTTGAGTTTTAACTTGTTATTGTAGTATTGGTAGTTGTTGCATGTTTTACTGGAGGGGTACCATTGGGTGATGTGTATTAGTGTTCGTTCGTGTTCATATGCTCTTTTTGTTCTATTATTTTTTGTGAACATGTGCCATGATTTTTCTTGTATGCTCTTAGATAGTTTGCTGTTTTTTTAGCATGCCTTTGATGTTTAGTGTTTCCATGCAGATTACTTGGTATTTTTCTGTTAATTGTTGTGCTATCTTATAGAAGTGATAGTCTAGTATGTTATGTATTTTTTTCATAGGTTTGTGCTATTTTCTTTTTGATTTTATTGTAGTTTTTGCTGCTAAATTCTTTTTTGGAATAGTTTTCTTTGTAATCTTCGTATTCTATTATTTAGCTGTGCGATTTTGTTTTGTTGTGGGAAAGGTATTATTTTGCCCGTGTTTATTGTGACAAAACGTGATACTCCCAAATCTATACCACAACTACGATTATTACTCTTAAAAATATGTCTTGTAACATTTTTACATAAAATAGAAATAAAATATTTGCCTGATGCTTTTCTTTTAACAGTTACAGATTGTATTTGGCCAGTTATCTTTTGATGGGTACGAAATCGGATCCAACCTACCTTAGGAAGACGAATAAATTTGTCCTTAATTCTATATATTGTTATTGTATATTATTGGTTTTATAAGATTGTACTGGATTATATTTATTTTTATGGCATGGATACTTGCTGATTTGGTTAAAGAATCTGTTAAATGCATTTTCTAAATTTTTCAATGATTCAATTAAACCTGTGGAATCAACTCGTTTTAACCAAGTTTTAGACTTTTTTAGCTCAGTTAACATAGCCGAACAATCATAAAAAGACAAATACTCTCCCTTTTCAGTATATGCTTTCTTTTTGGCATCCAGAAAAGTATTAAAAACAAACCGACAACAACCAAACTGATTGGTGAAAAAATTCTCCTGAACCTCATCAGGATAAATACGAACAACAAAACTCTTATACATAACAACTTTCAAAAAAATACACCAAATAATAAAATATTAAATATAAATAATAAATTATTACTTATTGTATAGTTAATAATTATTTTGATAATAGTATTTAAATATTT
It encodes:
- a CDS encoding DNA glycosylase, with protein sequence MNSGQFIIDNNEYIGDFDLDITINSGQTSQPPWTLEDNKYYEILEVYDSNVLVGVSQDGLNKDLIVDYYSEDDVDIEDIRKIIFYLFDLDYNIGEVYDFLNDNRELSDVYEFNKGLRLYKAQYPYECIISSICSANNSIKRWTKSINDIKKEYGTKLNFNNKEYYVFPEESVFVNIPDTDDGLKKFGVGYRSKYMINSTKMILDNPDFHDIINKSSYNEAFEKILELEGVGPKVADCILLYGYNKHEAYPVDVWINRITSHIYFPDQKPSNQKIMSFAQEKFGEYAGYVQLYLFNYARLSGLTEKLKAKKS
- a CDS encoding peptidylprolyl isomerase, with translation MKKAVIKTDKGDITLELFPNEAPGTVENFEKLANDGFYNGLTFHRVIPDFVIQGGCPRGDGTGGPGYTIKCETKGNPHKHGTGALSMAHAGKDTGGSQFFITHSPQPHLDGVHTVFGQVIDGMDVVYEIRQGDVMNEVVIIDD
- a CDS encoding aspartate aminotransferase family protein — translated: MNTDEVKETLDTYVMHTYGRYDLVIDHAHGSIVYDKEGKEYIDCVAGIAVNNIGHTHKKMTENLSKQLDKLIHVSNLYYTEEQATLAKRLVEVSPHDKVFFANSGAGANEGAIKLARKYTGKGEIIATNNSFHGRTLATITATGQPKYQKGFEPLPAGFKHVDYNDIEQMKEAISDDTAAILVEPIQGESGVRVPDEDYLPNLRKLCDENGILLIFDEVQTGYGRTGKMFASELTGTVPDITTCAKAIAGGLPMGAVLANKEIADAFEPGSHATTFGGTALVCCAANTVLDIYEEENLVKKSHDNGLYFMEKLESLKDKHDCIVDVRGHGLMVGVELNYQCGDLVSKAQENGVLINVANGSVIRFVPPLIITRDELDKVVNVIDEILP
- a CDS encoding zinc ribbon domain-containing protein, with product MFTKNNRTKRAYEHERTLIHITQWYPSSKTCNNYQYYNNKLKLNNRIWTCPQCGNIHDRDINTAKNIQREGLKKYNYINKVFYM
- a CDS encoding helix-turn-helix domain-containing protein, with translation MKVVMYKSFVVRIYPDEVQENFFTNQFGCCRFVFNTFLDAKKKAYTEKGEYLSFYDCSAMLTELKKSKTWLKRVDSTGLIESLKNLENAFNRFFNQISKYPCHKNKYNPVQSYKTNNIQ